The nucleotide window GGGTCGTTTTCGAGTCTTGTTTTGACCAGAGCCTGCAGCGCACATGTATAGTGCTTGCCTTGATTGCAATAGTCTTGAGGATTGGCCACACGGGCAGCCAGATCTTGTACAGCATCTTGCATCGCCTGGTGTCTTTTAGCTGGGTCTTCGATGCCTGTAAATTTGCCGCCATCTGGTCCGAGCATTTTTTTCATGGCGTCTGTAACGCCATTCATTTGTTCCGCTACCGAGCCTTTCATGCGGGACTCAGGAGAGGCGTCGCCTACGTTCTGGCCTGGTTTGCCATTTTTGACTTCGCTAAGTCTTTTAAATGTGTCTTCAGCTCTCTGCTGCGCCTTTTGCGCAGCCTGAGGGTCATCGGCTCTGTAGGCGCCTTTGAGAGTGTCTGCATAGTCTTGTATGGCTTTGCGTTCTTCTGGCGTGCGGCCGAGTTTGTCTTTGCCATCTTTTAATGCATCGCCCGGTTTGACTGCATCGGTAGACTTTGCGGCAGTTTTGTCTCCAGAATTGTCTTGAGTCTTGATTGCTTGACCATCATCTGGCTTGAAGTTCAATCTCTCTGTACCAGCAGAATCAGTCGTCACTCCAGTGCCCTGCTTCTCGGGCGGCTGCAATGCGGGCGAATTCGCTCTGCTGTCCACCACTTCGTTGCGCACTGTGGCCGGTGTTGTATCTTGTACCTTGCCAGCTGAGCTATCTGAAGCGTCTTTATGTTGGGTGGTGTCGGTTTTGTTTTCTGCCATGGTAAAAATACGAAAGGAAAAGGGCTTGTACTCTACGCTTTACCATAGCACCTGGCAGCATTTATGCAAGTTATCTTTGGACTTTTTGTAAGGCAGGCGACAAGCGGGAGCATATTTGTGATGGCTCTGAGTGATTTTGCAAATCGATAACAATTATTCCCCAACTTTTATAATGGTTAATCGGTCTGACTCAAGATCGGCTATTTCACTGCTACTGCCATCGGTAATGAGATAGCTGATGTTATCGAGTTCGGCAATCTGATAAGTAGCGACAAATCCTAGTTTTTCGCGACCGGCCATAACTACTAACTCGGCGCTATTGCCGGCAAATTCGCGCTTGATCGAGGCGTCTTCAAAGCTCTCCACAGTTGCTCCGGCTACCCTGTTGACGCCGTGGGCGGAGATGACGCAGAGGTCTGGGCGATAACGTCTGGCAATGAGCTGACTATCTGGCGCCTGGGTGATGAGCAGGTCTTTGACCAGTTTGCCTCCCAGTAAGATTATTTCTACATCGGGTAGATGGCTCAGTGCTTGAGATAAAAGCGGGCTGTGGGTAATAAATGTAGCCTTAAGGTCGACTCTTAGATGGGGAATTAGTTGCAGGGCGGTTGTACTACCATCTACAAATACAAGCATTTTGTCTTTGATTAGTTCTGCTGCCTGGCGACCTATCGCCGACTTTGCGGCTAGATTGAGGTTTTGTCTTTCTTCATGAGTGTAAGGCACTGGAGAGGTCAGTACAGCGCCGCCATGCACCTTTTTGATGACGCCGCTTTCGGCCAGTTCTTTTAGATCCCGTCTGACTGTGTCTTCGG belongs to Candidatus Obscuribacter sp. and includes:
- a CDS encoding DeoR/GlpR transcriptional regulator — translated: MLASERRNKILEQLQKAGQISTQSLVRAFDVSEDTVRRDLKELAESGVIKKVHGGAVLTSPVPYTHEERQNLNLAAKSAIGRQAAELIKDKMLVFVDGSTTALQLIPHLRVDLKATFITHSPLLSQALSHLPDVEIILLGGKLVKDLLITQAPDSQLIARRYRPDLCVISAHGVNRVAGATVESFEDASIKREFAGNSAELVVMAGREKLGFVATYQIAELDNISYLITDGSSSEIADLESDRLTIIKVGE